The genomic interval TCCCGGTTGCGTACGCGCGTCGCACTCGCATCGCGCGGCTGACGTCGCAATTCCTCCACCGCCGCGTCCCGTTCGGTCACGGACGTCCCCGGCCTGCGGATGATTTCCTTCAACTCCGCCCGCCGTACGGCGTACCGCTCGACGACCGACTTCCGCCGCTCGTTGCGGGCGATTTTGCTCTTCTTGGCCATCAGACCTTCACTCCCCGCGCACGGATCCGGGCAACGGCGGCCTCGACGCCGATCGCGTCGACGGTCTTGATCGCCCTGGCGCTGAGCGTGAGGCGCACATGGCGTCCTTCGCTCGCCAGCCAGTAGCGCTTGCGCTGGATGTTGGGGTCGAAGCGCCGGGACGTGCGGCGGTGCGAGTGGGAGATGTTGTTGCCGAAGCCCGGCTGGGCGCCGGTCAGCTGGCAGTGGGCGGACAAGGTCGATCACTCCTCTTTGATAATGGGAACCATTTCCATATACTAACCACATGGCACGCAACGAAGTCCGCCCGATCATCAAGCTCAGGTCCACGGCGGGGACCGGTTACACCTACGTGACCCGCAAGAACCGCCGTAACGACCCCGACCGCATGACGCTCCGCAAGTTCGACCCGGTCGTCCGCCGGCACGTCGACTTCCGCGAAGAGCGCTGACCAGCAGAAGAGCGCTGACCAGCAGCTCACCGGCCCAGCACCAGAAGTCAGAAGCCAGAAGGGGGCTCACTTCATGAAGCCCGGAATCCACCCGCCGTACGGTCCCGTCGTCTTCCGCGACACAGCCGGCGGCTTCGCCTTCCTCACCCGCTCCACCATGACCAGCGACAAGACGGTGGAGTGGGAGGACGGCCGTACGTACCCCGTCGTCGACGTCGAGATCTCCTCGAAGAGCCACCCCTTCTACACGGGGACGGCCCGCGTGCTGGACACCGCGGGACGCGTGGAGCGCTTCGAGCGCCGCTACGGAGCGAAGTAGTGAGCGAGAGGGGAGCCAAGCTGCCCGTCGTGATCGTCGGCGGGCTGCACTCGGACGCGCGCAAGGAGGTCGTGGACCGCCTGCTGCGCACCGTTCCCGGCAGCGTCGCTCTGCATCACGACCTGTCGACCGCGGCCGAAGGGACGGTACGCCGCAGTGTCCGCGACGCCCTGGGCGAGAGCTCGTCGGGCGAGGCGCCGCTGGTCAACGACTGCGCGTGCTGCGCGCTGCGCGAGGACCTCGTGCCCGAACTGGAGCGGCTCGCGGGCAGCAGCCTGACGCGGCTCGCGGTCGTGGAGCTGTGGGACTCGGTCGAGCCCAAGGCGATGGCTGAGGTCGTCGTCGCGCACGGCGGCGACGTACTGGACCTGACCGCCGTAATGACCGCGGTCGACCCCGCGCTGCTCCTGCCGTACCTCGGCTGCGGCGACGATCTGTCGGAAGCCGGACTCGCCGCCGCAGCCAGCGATCAGCGGACCGTCGCGGACACCTGGGCGCGGCAGCTGGAGTACGCCCCGGTGCTGGCCATCGTCGAGAGCGAGGACTCCCAACAGGCCGACGAGGCGGACAAGGCGCTGCTGGCGCAGCTGCATCCGACCGCCCGCCAGGTCCAGGCCGCGTCCGGCGACCTCGCGGAGGCCGCCTTCGCGGGCTTCGACGTCGAGGCTGCCGCGGCCCGTCAGCACCCGGCGTGCGCACTGCTCCCGCAGGAGGCGGACGAGTCGGGTGTCGGCACCTTGGTGTGGCACCGGCGCCGGCCCTTCCACCCGGAGCGGCTGTACGAGGCCCTGGAGGACCTGACGTGTGCGGCGGCCCGCAGCCGGGGCAGGTTCTGGCTCGCCGACCGCCCGGACACGCTGATGGCGTGGGACGCGGCGGGCGGGGCGCTGTGCGTGGAGAGCGCGGGGCCCTGGCTGGCCTCGCTGCCGGACGCCGCGTGGGACATGGTGCCGCCGATGCGCAGGGCGGCGGCCGCACTCGACTGGCACCCCGACCACGGGGACTGCTGCCAGCACCTGGTGTTCACCTCTCCGGGGCTTGACCGCGACGGACTCGAAGAGCTCCTCGAATCCTGCTTGTTGACCGATGCCGAATACGCGGCAGGGCGCGACGCGTGGAAGCGCCTGCCGCCCGCTTTTGATTCTCTTCTGGAGGCCTGATGTCCCGCCCGTCCCGAGGTAATGACCCCCGCAAGCCCCTGAAATCCCGGCCCAATCCGCTGGATCAGGCGAAGATTACGTACATTGACTACAAGGACACGGATCTGCTGCGGAAATTCATTTCGGACCGCGGGAAGATCCGCAGCCGGCGTGTGACAAGGGTCTCGGCGCAGCAGCAGCGCCAGCTGACCCGGGCCATCAAGAACGCCAGGGAGATGGCCCTTCTCCCCTACTCGTCGCGCTGATCCGGACTCCTGTAACCAAGAGGCCACCCGGCGTGCACGTGCATCTGCCCATGCATCAGCAAGTGAAGAAAGCTATGATCCGGGGCAGTTGACATCTGCACTTTCCGGGAGCGACCTGTGCACCACGCGTACAACGGCATGGCGGCCACAGAGCTTCACGGGGTGGTCTGGCAGAAGAGCAGGCGCAGCAACTCGCAGGGGTCCTGCGTGGAGTTCGCCAAATTGCCGGGGGGGAATGTGGCAGTCCGCAATTCGCGCCACCCGGACGGTCCCGCTCTGGTCTACACGCCTGCGGAGATCGAGGCGATGCTGCTCGGCATCAAGGACGGGGAGTTCGACCACCTGACGGGTGGCTGAATCGTTTCGCCTCAAGTCGGGAGCAGGGCTCACCACTACTGCTGTTCGGCGGCTCTCACGCGGAAGAGTGCCCAGACCACCTTGCCGCTCAGCGTGCCCGCGAGCGGGTGCCAGCCCCAGCTGTCGCTGAAGGAATCCACCAGAAACAGGCCACGGCCCGACTCGGCGGAGAAATCGTCGGCCTCGCGCGCCATCGGGCTCTCGTGGCTTGGGTCGCGCACCGCGCACACCAGACGCGAGGTCCAGTGCATCAGGTGCAGCCGTACGGGCGGGTCCTGATCGCCTTCGCGCGGGGTGTCCGCGGGCAGGGCGTGCCGCAGGGCGTTGGTGACGAGCTCGGAGACGACCAGGGCCACGTCGTCGAAGTGCTCGCCGAGCTCCCACTTCGCCAGCGTCGACTTGGTGAACTGTCTTGCCCCGCCCACCGCTTCGTACCTGGGTGGCAGCGCGCAGGAGGCCGAGCTGGAGACCGCTGCGGGGTCGATGGGTGGCAGGCCCTGCCTTAACGGCTCGAGCACGGTCGATCCATTCGTCCCCATGCGAGGCACTCCCGGGATTCGCGGTCGTTGCGATACAGCGGTGGTGCGGCGTCAGCACGAAAGAGCATGCAGATGCAGGTGCGCGCGGACCATGGTTCCGAATGCGTACGGCAGATGCAAGGGCAGATGCACGTGCACGTGCCGGACCTGTCCGATCCCGTGCCGGTTCTTGCTCATTTCTTCCACCCACTACTTTCAGTGGCTGGCGAAGCCCTTGCCATTTCCGTAATCGAATGAGTACGGGGTGAAGCGTTTTGATGGCAGACTGCGGCTCTCGGGAACCTGGGGGAGGCACCCGCTACTGAACTGTCGGACTGGGGAGGGTTGGAGAAGTGACCGCAGGCGAGTCGAGCGGCTCCGTGGTGCGGCGCATCCTGTTGGGATCCCAGCTCAGACGTCTCCGTGAATCGCGTGGCATTACCCGCGAGGCGGCCGGCTACTCGATCCGAGCATCCGAATCGAAGATCAGCCGCATGGAGTTGGGACGGGTGAGCTTCAAGGCCAGGGACGTCGAGGATCTGCTGACGCTCTACGGCGTCACGGACGGAGCAGAGCGCGAGTCCCTGCTCAGTCTGGCGCGGGAGGCCAATGTGGCTGGCTGGTGGCACAGTTATGGCGATGTGCTGCCCGGCTGGTTCCAGACGTACATCGGTCTGGAAGGTGCCGCCTCACTGATCCGGATTTACGAAGTCCAGTTCGTGCACGGGCTGCTGCAGACGGAGAGCTACGCCCACGCAGTCGTCTCCCGCGGCATGCCGCAAGCGACCGCTGCCGAGGTCGACCGCAGGGTCGCGCTGCGCCTGGAGCGCCAGAAGGTCCTCGTGTCCGAGCGTGCGCCGCACTTCCACGCCGTACTGGACGAGGCCGCGCTGCGCCGTCCGTACGGCGACCGGGGCGTGATGCGGAGCCAGTTGCAGCATCTCATCGAGGTCTCGGAGCAGCCGAACATCACCCTTCAGGTGATGCCGTTCAGCTTCGGCGGTCACGCGGGCGAGAGCGGTGCCTTCACGATGCTGCAGTTCCCCGAGTCGGATCTCTCCGATCTGGTCTATCTGGAGCAACTGACAAGTGCGCTCTATCTGGACAAGCCCGAAGAAGTCGCCCAGTACCGAAGGGTGATGGAACGGCTGCAGAAGGACAGTCCGAGTCCGGCGGAGTCACGCGATGTCCTCCGCGGTCTACTCCAACTCACATAACCGGCCAGTAGGATGACGTTTTATCAGGAGTCTGCACCTGCACACCTTGCAGTAAGGGATCGCATGTCCTTCTTCACCGACCTGGCCCACCAGTACATCGACGGCGAGTGGCGGACCGGCAGCGGCTCGTGGGACATCATCGACTTCAACCCGTACGACGGGGAGAAGCTCGCCGCGATCACCGTGGCCTCGGTGGACGAGGTCGACGAGGCCTACCGGGCAGCGGAGCGCGCGCAGCCCGCCTGGGCCGAGTCGAGCGCGTACCGCAGGAGAGACGTTCTCGAACGCGCCCTGCGGGTCACCCAGGACCGCGAGGACGAGATCGTCGAGGCCATCATCGACGAGCTCGGCGGTACGCGCCTGAAGGCGGTGTACGAGGTCCATCTCGCCAAGGAGTTCCTGCGCGAGGCGACGCGGATGGCACTGCGCCCCGAGGGCCAGATCCTGCCGTCGCCGGTGGACGGCAAGGAGAACCGGGTCTACCGGCTGCCGGTCGGTGTGGTCGG from Streptomyces spiramyceticus carries:
- a CDS encoding ATP-binding protein, which encodes MGTNGSTVLEPLRQGLPPIDPAAVSSSASCALPPRYEAVGGARQFTKSTLAKWELGEHFDDVALVVSELVTNALRHALPADTPREGDQDPPVRLHLMHWTSRLVCAVRDPSHESPMAREADDFSAESGRGLFLVDSFSDSWGWHPLAGTLSGKVVWALFRVRAAEQQ
- a CDS encoding CobW family GTP-binding protein → MSERGAKLPVVIVGGLHSDARKEVVDRLLRTVPGSVALHHDLSTAAEGTVRRSVRDALGESSSGEAPLVNDCACCALREDLVPELERLAGSSLTRLAVVELWDSVEPKAMAEVVVAHGGDVLDLTAVMTAVDPALLLPYLGCGDDLSEAGLAAAASDQRTVADTWARQLEYAPVLAIVESEDSQQADEADKALLAQLHPTARQVQAASGDLAEAAFAGFDVEAAAARQHPACALLPQEADESGVGTLVWHRRRPFHPERLYEALEDLTCAAARSRGRFWLADRPDTLMAWDAAGGALCVESAGPWLASLPDAAWDMVPPMRRAAAALDWHPDHGDCCQHLVFTSPGLDRDGLEELLESCLLTDAEYAAGRDAWKRLPPAFDSLLEA
- the rpsN gene encoding 30S ribosomal protein S14, whose product is MAKKSKIARNERRKSVVERYAVRRAELKEIIRRPGTSVTERDAAVEELRRQPRDASATRVRNRDSVDGRPRGHLRKFGLSRVRMREQAHAGYLPGIRKSSW
- the rpmG gene encoding 50S ribosomal protein L33, which codes for MARNEVRPIIKLRSTAGTGYTYVTRKNRRNDPDRMTLRKFDPVVRRHVDFREER
- the rpmB gene encoding 50S ribosomal protein L28, which codes for MSAHCQLTGAQPGFGNNISHSHRRTSRRFDPNIQRKRYWLASEGRHVRLTLSARAIKTVDAIGVEAAVARIRARGVKV
- a CDS encoding helix-turn-helix domain-containing protein translates to MTAGESSGSVVRRILLGSQLRRLRESRGITREAAGYSIRASESKISRMELGRVSFKARDVEDLLTLYGVTDGAERESLLSLAREANVAGWWHSYGDVLPGWFQTYIGLEGAASLIRIYEVQFVHGLLQTESYAHAVVSRGMPQATAAEVDRRVALRLERQKVLVSERAPHFHAVLDEAALRRPYGDRGVMRSQLQHLIEVSEQPNITLQVMPFSFGGHAGESGAFTMLQFPESDLSDLVYLEQLTSALYLDKPEEVAQYRRVMERLQKDSPSPAESRDVLRGLLQLT
- a CDS encoding type B 50S ribosomal protein L31, coding for MKPGIHPPYGPVVFRDTAGGFAFLTRSTMTSDKTVEWEDGRTYPVVDVEISSKSHPFYTGTARVLDTAGRVERFERRYGAK
- a CDS encoding DUF397 domain-containing protein, whose protein sequence is MHHAYNGMAATELHGVVWQKSRRSNSQGSCVEFAKLPGGNVAVRNSRHPDGPALVYTPAEIEAMLLGIKDGEFDHLTGG
- the rpsR gene encoding 30S ribosomal protein S18; protein product: MSRPSRGNDPRKPLKSRPNPLDQAKITYIDYKDTDLLRKFISDRGKIRSRRVTRVSAQQQRQLTRAIKNAREMALLPYSSR